Proteins encoded in a region of the Perca fluviatilis chromosome 8, GENO_Pfluv_1.0, whole genome shotgun sequence genome:
- the pskh1 gene encoding serine/threonine-protein kinase H1 homolog, producing MGCRNSKVLPEPPGDVQLDLVKKVDPPQPAHTDIYKHFIRGNGTRSKTDGAVGGGGDKADSTSPCQAQAQAATPTASAQPSKDPSDLSDPQRKKVAKYRAKFDPRVTAKYDIKALIGRGSFSRVVRVEHKSTRQPYAIKMIETRYREGREVCESELCVLRRVRHTNIIQLMEVFETAERVYMVMELATGGELFDRIIARGSFTERDATRVLQMVLDGVKYLHTLGITHRDLKPENLLYYHPGADSKIIITDFGLASSRKKGDECLMKTTCGTPEYIAPEILVRKPYTNAVDMWALGVISYILLSGTMPFEDDNRMRLYRQILKGKYSFSGEPWPSVSNLAKDFVERILTVDPSERLTSGQALKHPWIVSMAAASSMKNLQRCISQNLLKRASSRCHSTKSAQSTRSSRSTKSNKARRVREKELRELNRRYQQQYNG from the exons ATGGGGTGCAGGAACAGTAAGGTCCTCCCTGAGCCTCCAGGGGATGTTCAGTTGGACCTGGTCAAAAAG GTTGATCCTCCCCAACCTGCTCATACAGATATCTATAAGCACTTCATACGAGGGAATGGCACTCGCAGCAAGACGGATGGGGCCGTTGGAGGGGGAGGTGACAAGGCTGACTCCACCTCCCCATGTCAGGCCCAGGCCCAGGCGGCCACTCCCACCGCCTCGGCCCAGCCCTCTAAGGACCCGTCCGATCTGTCGGACCCTCAGCGGAAAAAGGTGGCAAAATACCGAGCCAAGTTTGACCCCCGGGTCACGGCCAAGTATGACATCAAAGCTCTGATAGGCCGCGGGAGTTTTAGCCGGGTCGTTCGCGTGGAGCACAAGAGCACCCGGCAGCCGTACGCCATCAAGATGATCGAGACCCGTTACCGGGAGGGGCGAGAGGTGTGCGAGTCCGAGCTGTGTGTCCTGCGACGTGTCCGTCATACCAACATAATCCAGCTGATGGAGGTCTTCGAGACGGCCGAGCGCGTCTACATGGTGATGGAGCTGGCCACCGGAGGGGAGCTCTTTGACCGGATCATCGCTCGCGGCTCCTTCACGGAGCGCGACGCCACGCGGGTGCTGCAGATGGTGCTGGACGGCGTCAAGTACCTCCACACTTTGGGGATCACCCACCGAGACCTGAAGCCGGAGAACCTGCTCTACTACCACCCTGGCGCCGATTCCAAGATCATCATCACTGACTTTGGTTTGGCCAGTAGCCGGAAGAAAGGAGATGAATGTCTGATGAAGACCACCTGCGGCACGCCAGAGTACATCGCCCCGGAGATCCTGGTCAGGAAGCCCTACACAAACGCTGTGGACATGTGGGCACTGGGGGTGATATCGTACATCCTGCTGAGTGGAACCATGCCCTTCGAGGACGACAACCGCATGAGGCTCTATCGGCAGATCCTCAAGGGGAAGTACAGCTTCTCTGGAGAG CCGTGGCCCAGTGTGTCGAACCTGGCCAAAGACTTTGTGGAGCGGATCCTGACGGTGGACCCCAGCGAGCGGCTCACATCTGGCCAGGCCCTCAAGCACCCCTGGATTGTCAGCATGGCCGCCGCCTCCTCCATGAAGAACCTACAGCGCTGTATATCTCAGAACCTCCTGAAGCGGGCGTCCTCGCGCTGCCACAGCACCAAGTCGGCCCAGTCCACCCGCTCCAGCCGCTCCACCAAATCCAACAAAGCCCGACGGGTGCGAGAGAAGGAGCTGCGGGAGCTGAACCGTCGCTATCAGCAGCAGTACAACGGCTGA
- the LOC120564292 gene encoding uncharacterized protein LOC120564292 — MQVDAVRTLCKECGVDSCGSKIDLILRLRTEMQNRQAYDKVFQKIWGASGGLAAIMCLCGVLYSLKFNIRAEGPRDFADMLLSWKHMPNISVYDFARGLVNHTNVRVPENPPFQPNEGRLALPTPENILAAKDRTLKIHLPWLLEPNTENFEDDSHPVTKSSQHYVLCDKPHEGNSKNEKDMLRRIELVPELAGQLNSQDQLLKGKLPCVTYSHRDHAGV, encoded by the exons ATGCAG GTGGACGCAGTACGTACACTCTGTAAGGAATGTGGTGTCGACTCTTGTGGTTCTAAGATAGATCTAATTCTGCGCCTCAGAACCGAAATGCAAAATAGACAGGCCTACGACAAAGTGTTTCAGAAGATCTGGGGAGCATCAG GTGGTTTGGCTGCCATCATGTGTCTCTGCGGTGTTTTGTACAGCTTGAAGTTTAACATCAGAGCAGAAGGCCCTAGAGACTTTGCAGATATGCTTCTGTCGTGGAAACATATGCCCAATATATCAGTCTATGACTTTGCACGAGGTCTTGTAAACCACACCAATGTGAGAGTGCCAGAAAATCCACCATTCCAGCCAAATGAAGGCCGTCTTGCTCTTCCAACCCCTGAGAACATACTGGCTGCCAAGGACCGAACACTGAAGATCCACCTTCCGTGGCTTTTGGAGCCAAACACTGAAAACTTTGAAGATGATAGTCATCCGGTTACCAAATCCTCTCAACATTATGTCTTGTGTGACAAGCCACATGAAGGTAACAGCAAGAATGAGAAGGACATGCTCAGGAGAATTGAACTTGTACCGGAGCTTGCAGGTCAGCTCAACAGCCAA GACCAACTCCTGAAAGGGAAACTTCCCTGCGTGACATACAGCCACAGAGATCATGCTGGGGTTTGA